One part of the Eulemur rufifrons isolate Redbay chromosome 16, OSU_ERuf_1, whole genome shotgun sequence genome encodes these proteins:
- the TESPA1 gene encoding protein TESPA1, which translates to MEASVLSPTSWEKRRAWLRQSRNWQTQVLEEEAAAALQDVTDPEPSSLDDVFQEGNPINKIEDWLQDCGYSEEGLSEESGQSIYNECSSHGTSFEDDLTLGAEATLLAANGKLFSRSFLETGRPCQLLDLGCSLASSSMTGGTNKTSSSISEILDKVQEDAEDVLFSLGFGQEDHKDTSRIPARFFTTPSQAKGIDFQLFLKAQVQRIEMEDPCLMLASRFKQVQTLAVTADAFFCLYSYVSKTPVQKFTPSHMLWNYNPTDVPSIRILAPEPEPHSPRERLRKAISKMCLYTCPRGRLSPPYNTPKRNSLDQVVWEVMDKVRGEKLVLQQDSEFGQGQQEDPMPPIGGTNLPTSPCPCVLCSKEETQQSMSTVLPSSQTLNSNSKIPHYICSLPRADPQWSVDSAQVRRALWSLQATNKEAHSAKDETFWKRKSRARKSLFQKNPMGRKVKSLDLSIIQQKWKQSIDRPELHQSLTQQLQDTFDLEEAQSNSEEEQSLWPSRPRYPHCYQTFASQDS; encoded by the exons ATGGAGGCCTCTGTGCTAAGCCCCACGTCCTGGGAGAAACGGCGGGCCTGGCTCCGTCAGAGCCGCAACTGGCAGACCCAGGTCCTGGAAGAGGAGGCTGCAGCCGCCCTGCAGGATGTCACAGATCCTGAGCCTTCCAGCCTGGATGACGTTTTCCAAGAAG GGAATCCGATCAATAAGATTGAAGACTGGCTGCAGGATTGTGG ATACTCTGAAGAAGGACTTTCTGAGGAATCAGGACAGTCGATCTACAATG AGTGCTCCAGCCACGGGACCAGCTTTGAAGATGACTTGACCCTCGGAGCAGAGG CCACACTGCTGGCCGCCAATGGCAAACTCTTCTCCag GAGTTTCCTTGAGACAGGCAGGCCTTGCCAGCTATTGGATCTCGGCTGTAGTTTGGCTTCCAGCAGCATGACTGGGGGAACCAACAAGACTAGTTCGAG CATCTCAGAGATTCTGGACAAGGTGCAAGAAGATGCAGAAGATGTCCTCTTCAGTCTGGGCTTTGGCCAAGAGGACCACAAAGACACTTCTCGGATCCCTGCCCGATTCTTCACCACCCCCTCTCAGGCCAAGGGCATTGACTTCCAGCTCTTCCTGAAGGCTCAGGTGCAGAGGATCGAGATGGAGGACCCCTGCCTCATGCTGGCCA GCAGGTTTAAGCAGGTACAGACACTGGCTGTTACTGCTGATGCCTTCTTCTGTCTCTACTCCTATGTGTCTAAGACACCTGTCCAAAAGTTCACACCATCCCATATGTTATGGAATTACAACCCAACTGATGTGCCATCCATCAGGATTCTGGCCCCAGAGCCTGAACCCCACTCTCCCAGAGAGCGTCTCCGGAAAGCCATCTCCAAGATGTGCCTGTACACATGTCCCAGAGGTCGGCTATCACCACCCTACAACACTCCCAAAAGGAACAGTTTGGACCAAGTGGTGTGGGAAGTAATGGACAAAGTGAGAGGTGAGAAGCTCGTCCTCCAGCAAGACTCTGAGTTTGGGCAAGGCCAGCAGGAAGATCCTATGCCCCCTATTGGGGGTACAAATCTGCCCACTTCTCCCTGTCCATGTGTCCTCTGCTCTAAAGAGGAAACACAGCAGAGTATGTCCACAGTGCTACCATCATCACAAACTCTGAATTCTAATTCCAAGATACCCCATTACATATGTTCTCTGCCCAGAGCAGATCCACAGTGGAGCGTAGACTCTGCACAGGTAAGAAGAGCGCTGTGGAGTCTACAGGCCACCAATAAGGAAGCCCACTCAGCCAAGGATGagactttctggaaaagaaagagcagagcAAGAAAGAGCCTGTTTCAGAAGAATCCCATGGGCAGGAAGGTTAAGTCATTGGACCTGTCCATCATCCAGCAGAAGTGGAAGCAGAGCATAGACAGACCAGAACTGCATCAGTCTTTAACCCAGCAGCTGCAGGACACTTTTGACTTGGAGGAG GCGCAAAGCAACAGTGAAGAGGAGCAGAGCCTCTGGCCCAGCCGACCCAGATACCCCCACTGCTACCAGACATTTGCTAGCCAGGATTCATGA